The Sphingomonas alpina genome has a segment encoding these proteins:
- a CDS encoding Bbp16 family capsid cement protein, with amino-acid sequence MIMDATTLFSNVQAVTATTVSTNIVDLGATGTVYGAVAAIVRDIGKGAAVPLKVTVAESFNNLTSLTITVETDDNAGFASAKTVWTSPAYAVADLAAGAKLLLPDSIPLGTDERYARLKYTVAGAAPTLGKITAGVTAGNQTNG; translated from the coding sequence ATGATCATGGATGCAACCACGCTCTTTTCGAACGTCCAGGCCGTGACGGCTACGACGGTCTCGACCAATATCGTCGACCTTGGCGCGACCGGCACCGTCTACGGTGCAGTGGCGGCGATCGTCCGCGATATCGGCAAAGGCGCCGCCGTACCCCTCAAGGTGACGGTGGCGGAGAGCTTCAACAATCTCACCTCGCTGACGATCACGGTAGAGACGGACGATAATGCCGGCTTCGCCAGTGCCAAGACAGTATGGACCTCGCCCGCTTACGCGGTGGCCGATCTGGCGGCGGGGGCGAAGCTGCTGCTGCCGGATTCGATCCCGCTCGGCACTGACGAACGCTATGCGCGGTTGAAATATACCGTCGCCGGCGCCGCTCCGACATTGGGGAAGATCACCGCCGGCGTGACGGCGGGCAACCAGACCAATGGCTGA
- a CDS encoding major capsid protein: protein MATIGNSFLNLIDMYKGAGGSDAQTGEVIEVLRQLNPLMEDAVTAECNMGTVHRHTIRTGLPTVSWGMLYQGIPQSKSTTQQVDDTTGFVEGLSTVDTRLLDISPNPAAVRLSEGRAYLEAMAQEVQRGFFYHDTVTTPERFKGLAARYGKIGGAGAGNQIVDAGGSGSDNTSIWFVTHGDNYTTLIHPKGTKAGVTREEKGEQRTADANGNVYYVKEELFRQHVGVAVRDWRFNTRIANVDYSDTLAGTVDLYKFMRQAYYKLQGRRAAKMSGDVPAQGRTVIYMNRDVLSALDALGTNTANGALMLKPMELQGQEVLSYRGIPIRETDALINAEARVI, encoded by the coding sequence ATGGCCACGATCGGTAATTCATTCCTCAACCTCATCGATATGTACAAGGGCGCGGGCGGCAGCGACGCGCAGACCGGCGAGGTGATCGAGGTGCTGCGCCAGCTCAATCCGCTGATGGAAGACGCGGTGACCGCCGAGTGCAACATGGGCACGGTGCATCGCCACACCATCCGTACCGGCCTGCCCACCGTGAGCTGGGGCATGCTCTATCAAGGCATTCCGCAGTCGAAGAGCACCACGCAGCAGGTTGATGATACGACCGGCTTCGTCGAAGGGCTTTCGACGGTCGATACCCGACTGCTCGACATCTCCCCCAACCCGGCGGCGGTGCGCCTGTCCGAAGGCCGCGCCTATCTCGAAGCGATGGCACAAGAGGTGCAGCGCGGCTTCTTCTATCACGACACCGTCACCACGCCGGAACGCTTCAAGGGCCTGGCGGCACGCTACGGCAAGATCGGTGGCGCGGGCGCGGGCAACCAGATCGTCGATGCCGGAGGCAGCGGTTCCGACAATACCAGCATCTGGTTCGTCACGCACGGCGACAACTATACCACGCTGATTCACCCAAAGGGTACCAAGGCCGGCGTGACGCGCGAGGAGAAAGGCGAGCAGCGCACCGCCGACGCCAATGGCAATGTCTATTATGTGAAGGAGGAATTGTTCCGCCAGCATGTGGGCGTCGCGGTACGCGACTGGCGCTTCAACACGCGTATCGCCAATGTCGATTATTCCGATACGCTGGCGGGTACGGTCGATCTCTACAAGTTCATGCGCCAGGCTTATTACAAGCTGCAGGGGCGTCGTGCCGCGAAGATGAGCGGCGATGTGCCGGCGCAAGGGCGCACGGTGATCTATATGAATCGCGACGTGCTTTCCGCGCTGGATGCGCTCGGCACCAACACCGCCAATGGGGCGCTGATGCTCAAACCCATGGAACTCCAGGGGCAGGAAGTGTTGTCGTACCGCGGCATTCCGATCCGCGAGACCGATGCGCTGATCAACGCCGAAGCACGCGTGATCTGA
- a CDS encoding portal protein: MEQTLKERCNRRLSALKSARLPYEAEWREIAQYAQPSRSRFLNGEQNRNFRRTNRAIYNSHAILSFRTLTGGMTSGLSSPSRPWFRLAPFDEDLAADGAVKTWLAEVERRMYAFLAGTNFYGAMKSGYAEMGMFGTEACVMVDHWREGAVCHALTAGEFWTALSDASVPDTLYRRVPMTVHQLVQSFGLDGASDFVRTAYGNGRHDETVNVIHAIEPNDDRMPDVKDVRGKPWRSVYWDENDGNAERLLSVGGFEEQPFWAPRWDTVGGDTYGTSPGFDALPDMRELQLQTKRKTEATEFLIRPEKIVPASVKLTGQAGNVVSASAVDAAGVIVPYQMNPAVIGAIMEDVQRCADAVGRLTYADLFMAITNMAGIQPRNIEEIASRNEEKLTQLGPVIERVNNEKLEVAIDRTFGIMARKKLFPPAPEQLQGEPIKVDFVSILAQMQRMIGIGQIERTVSFIGSLAAQFPEAGDRLDIDAAVDDFADRAGAPPRIIRSVDDARDLRDGRAQDAQSAKLAAMAGPAKDGAEAVKALMGMAQ; this comes from the coding sequence ATGGAACAGACACTCAAGGAGCGCTGCAACCGGCGCCTGTCCGCACTCAAATCCGCGCGCCTGCCCTATGAGGCAGAGTGGCGCGAGATCGCGCAATATGCGCAACCCTCGCGCTCGCGTTTTCTCAACGGGGAGCAGAATCGCAATTTCCGACGTACCAACCGAGCGATCTACAACAGCCACGCGATCCTGAGTTTCCGCACCCTGACCGGAGGCATGACCAGCGGTCTGTCCTCGCCCTCGCGCCCTTGGTTCCGGCTCGCGCCGTTCGACGAGGATCTCGCCGCCGACGGCGCGGTGAAGACCTGGTTGGCCGAGGTCGAACGGCGGATGTACGCGTTCCTGGCAGGCACCAACTTCTACGGTGCGATGAAATCCGGCTATGCCGAGATGGGCATGTTCGGCACCGAGGCATGTGTGATGGTCGATCACTGGCGCGAGGGCGCTGTGTGTCACGCATTGACCGCGGGTGAATTCTGGACCGCCTTGTCCGATGCGAGCGTGCCCGACACGCTGTACCGCCGCGTGCCGATGACGGTGCATCAACTGGTGCAGTCGTTCGGGCTCGATGGGGCAAGCGACTTTGTGCGCACCGCTTATGGCAATGGACGCCATGACGAGACGGTCAACGTCATTCATGCGATCGAGCCGAATGATGATCGGATGCCAGACGTAAAGGACGTGCGCGGCAAGCCGTGGCGATCCGTCTATTGGGATGAGAATGACGGTAACGCGGAGCGTCTGCTGAGCGTCGGCGGTTTCGAGGAACAGCCCTTCTGGGCGCCGCGCTGGGACACGGTCGGGGGCGACACCTATGGCACGTCGCCCGGGTTCGATGCGCTGCCCGATATGCGCGAGCTGCAGTTGCAGACCAAGCGCAAGACCGAGGCGACCGAGTTCCTGATCAGGCCGGAGAAAATCGTGCCCGCATCGGTCAAGCTGACCGGGCAGGCGGGCAATGTCGTCTCGGCATCTGCGGTCGATGCCGCAGGGGTGATCGTGCCATATCAGATGAACCCGGCGGTGATCGGTGCGATCATGGAGGATGTGCAACGTTGCGCCGACGCAGTCGGACGGCTGACCTATGCCGATCTGTTCATGGCGATCACCAACATGGCCGGCATCCAGCCGCGCAACATCGAGGAGATCGCGAGCCGCAATGAAGAGAAGCTGACCCAGCTTGGGCCAGTGATCGAACGCGTCAACAATGAGAAGCTGGAGGTGGCGATCGACCGCACCTTCGGGATCATGGCGCGCAAGAAGCTGTTCCCGCCTGCGCCCGAGCAATTGCAGGGAGAACCGATCAAGGTCGATTTCGTGTCGATCCTTGCCCAGATGCAGCGGATGATCGGGATCGGTCAGATCGAGCGGACCGTGTCGTTCATCGGATCGCTTGCCGCGCAGTTTCCCGAAGCCGGCGACCGGCTGGATATCGACGCGGCGGTGGACGATTTCGCCGACCGGGCGGGAGCGCCGCCCCGGATCATCCGCTCGGTCGACGATGCCCGGGACCTGCGCGACGGGCGGGCGCAGGACGCGCAATCGGCCAAACTGGCGGCAATGGCCGGTCCGGCCAAGGACGGGGCCGAGGCGGTCAAGGCGTTGATGGGTATGGCGCAGTGA
- a CDS encoding LysE family translocator — MTVVQSLIAFVVAATLLSITPGVDTAMVLRTATGSGARRGLLAAAGIGLGCLVWGSAVAVGLGALLAASEIAFTALKWAGAAYLMWMGIRLIRSPRQSIDLDAVGGVQRADRPAQVFVRGFLTNILNPKVGVFYITFLPQFVPAGANVALFSFLLSLIHVVIGTAWLGILIAATVPLTRTLSRPAVVRSIDRLTGGVFIAFGIKLALARR, encoded by the coding sequence ATGACGGTCGTCCAGTCGCTGATCGCCTTTGTCGTGGCCGCCACCCTGCTTTCGATCACGCCGGGCGTCGATACGGCGATGGTGCTCCGCACGGCGACTGGTAGCGGAGCAAGGCGCGGCTTGCTCGCGGCCGCCGGGATCGGCCTTGGTTGTCTCGTCTGGGGCTCTGCGGTTGCGGTTGGGCTGGGAGCGTTGCTGGCGGCGTCGGAGATCGCTTTCACCGCGCTGAAATGGGCCGGGGCCGCTTATCTCATGTGGATGGGAATCCGATTGATCCGCAGCCCGCGCCAGTCGATCGACCTGGATGCGGTGGGCGGCGTGCAGCGGGCGGATCGACCAGCGCAGGTCTTTGTGCGCGGCTTCCTGACCAATATCCTCAATCCCAAGGTGGGTGTGTTCTACATCACCTTCCTGCCGCAGTTCGTGCCGGCCGGGGCGAATGTCGCGCTGTTCAGCTTCCTGCTCAGCTTGATCCATGTGGTGATCGGCACGGCATGGCTCGGGATCCTGATCGCAGCGACGGTGCCGCTGACCCGTACTCTGTCCCGGCCGGCCGTGGTGAGATCAATAGACCGGCTGACCGGCGGCGTCTTCATCGCATTCGGGATCAAGCTGGCGCTTGCGCGGCGATAG
- a CDS encoding DUF2147 domain-containing protein gives MRVFSSMMALTAVLATAPAFGQSAAPAGIWANPAKSVHVRFKPCGPGICGTVIWASPKAKADAQSKGTDPLVGEQLFRDFEPESPGLWSGEVFVPDIGKTFSGTLRLIDARTMVGEGCLFAGIGCRSQTWKRIK, from the coding sequence ATGCGCGTTTTCAGTTCTATGATGGCGTTGACCGCGGTGTTGGCGACCGCCCCTGCGTTCGGCCAGTCGGCTGCGCCCGCAGGCATCTGGGCGAATCCGGCCAAATCAGTGCATGTCAGGTTCAAGCCATGCGGGCCGGGGATTTGCGGCACGGTGATCTGGGCGAGCCCCAAGGCGAAAGCCGATGCGCAAAGTAAAGGCACCGACCCGCTGGTCGGCGAACAATTGTTCCGTGATTTCGAGCCCGAGTCGCCGGGGCTGTGGAGTGGCGAGGTGTTCGTGCCCGATATCGGCAAGACCTTCTCGGGCACGCTTCGGCTGATCGACGCGCGGACGATGGTCGGCGAAGGCTGTCTGTTTGCCGGGATCGGCTGTCGTTCCCAAACCTGGAAGCGGATCAAATAA
- a CDS encoding AMP-binding enzyme, with translation MSREDHFMLLNELIDVGAAAHGGRVAVRFGTAELSFTEVDQLSRSIASLLAARAAPLYPKEVEDALVGHAQVAEALVIGVPSEQWGEEVAAFIVARGTPPDSAALIDHCRAFLAGYKLPKQIHFIDEIPKSAVGKPLRRAVREPFWAGRERRI, from the coding sequence GTGTCGCGCGAAGATCATTTCATGCTGCTGAATGAGCTGATCGACGTCGGTGCGGCCGCCCATGGAGGCCGTGTCGCAGTGCGCTTCGGCACGGCGGAATTGAGCTTTACCGAAGTCGACCAGCTATCGCGCAGCATCGCTTCGCTGCTTGCCGCTCGTGCCGCCCCGCTCTACCCCAAGGAAGTGGAAGACGCGCTGGTTGGGCATGCTCAGGTCGCCGAAGCCCTGGTGATCGGTGTACCGAGCGAGCAATGGGGCGAAGAGGTCGCCGCGTTCATTGTGGCCCGCGGCACCCCGCCCGACTCAGCCGCACTGATCGACCATTGCCGAGCCTTTCTCGCCGGCTACAAGCTGCCCAAACAAATCCATTTCATTGACGAAATCCCCAAAAGCGCGGTGGGCAAGCCGCTACGCCGTGCGGTGCGCGAGCCCTTCTGGGCCGGCCGCGAGCGCAGGATCTGA
- a CDS encoding crotonase/enoyl-CoA hydratase family protein: MTNIVIEQRDMVTIVTIDRPARRNAVDSATAIELRAAFEAFDANPAAKVAILTGAGGTFCAGYDLHSVHESTPPYDAHGPGPMGPTRMLTSKPVIAAVEGHAVAGGLELALWCDLRVAAESAIFGVFCRRWGVPLIDGGTVRLPRLIGQGRALDMILTGRAVDATEALAIGLANRICPSGETLEHAVELARTIAAFPQLCMRADRLSAYRQWDCDLSDALTQEGEGGEAPLRTEGLAGAGRFARGAGRGGVTDGKCGAVDTSPIA, translated from the coding sequence ATGACCAATATAGTGATCGAACAGCGCGACATGGTGACGATCGTGACGATCGACCGCCCGGCGCGCCGCAATGCAGTCGATTCCGCCACCGCGATCGAGCTGCGCGCCGCGTTCGAGGCCTTCGATGCAAACCCCGCGGCAAAGGTCGCGATCCTGACCGGCGCGGGCGGTACCTTTTGCGCCGGCTACGACCTGCACAGCGTCCACGAGTCCACCCCACCTTATGACGCGCACGGACCCGGACCGATGGGCCCGACACGCATGCTGACCAGCAAGCCGGTGATCGCAGCGGTCGAGGGACATGCAGTCGCCGGCGGGCTTGAACTCGCCTTGTGGTGCGACCTGCGCGTTGCGGCGGAATCGGCGATCTTCGGCGTGTTTTGCCGCCGCTGGGGCGTGCCGTTGATCGATGGTGGCACCGTACGCCTGCCCCGGCTGATCGGCCAAGGCCGCGCGCTCGACATGATCCTTACCGGCCGCGCGGTCGATGCGACAGAAGCACTTGCGATCGGCCTCGCCAATCGCATCTGCCCATCGGGTGAGACGCTGGAACACGCGGTCGAGCTGGCCCGTACTATCGCTGCCTTCCCGCAACTGTGCATGCGTGCCGATCGTCTTTCGGCCTATCGCCAATGGGATTGCGACCTGTCCGACGCGCTGACGCAAGAAGGCGAAGGTGGTGAAGCTCCGCTCAGAACCGAGGGGTTGGCCGGCGCCGGCCGCTTCGCCCGCGGTGCCGGGCGCGGTGGGGTAACGGACGGAAAATGCGGAGCGGTCGACACAAGCCCTATTGCATGA